The stretch of DNA tttttaatgtataagttATTGACTGTATTCCATAAGTAAACTAGATATTTCTTTTTACAAAGTTGAacgtacatttaaaatatgattgtttctaattttatgagttataaaactatgattatatacctactatattgattaattattgactttttttcctagattcattataatatgcatcagcgtatttttaatcaaaaaccgGTGCAACTGTCATTTTGACATACGACCGACGAATTTGTAGTTGATAttctcttaaaataattattaccgcCATGACCATCATATACTCCAAAAAATGCGGCACTTGGATCATCAGGAAGTTCCAGGATTTGAGTGTGGGAGTCTTCCATGTTGATTCTCCATCCTTGCATAGAGCTGGAGCCAACCTTTAAAAACTGCATGTTCTGATAGCTTTCCGTGTGCTTTGTAGTCACTGGTTCTGATAATGTCTGACACATAGTAAAACTCTGATGAActgtaaaacaattaaaatgtgtataaccCTGCGTAGTTGCCAGTGCCGCAACAACCGGGGGTGCTAGGGGTGCGAAGAACCCCT from Acyrthosiphon pisum isolate AL4f unplaced genomic scaffold, pea_aphid_22Mar2018_4r6ur Scaffold_12609;HRSCAF=13242, whole genome shotgun sequence encodes:
- the LOC103311661 gene encoding probable protein phosphatase 2C T23F11.1, which encodes MCQTLSEPVTTKHTESYQNMQFLKVGSSSMQGWRINMEDSHTQILELPDDPSAAFFGVYDGHGGNNYFKRISTTNSSVVCQNDSCTGF